aaatgttggagagcttgtggagaaaggggaaccctcttgcactgttggtgggaatgtgaactggtatagccactctggaaaactgtgtggaggttcctcaaagagttaaaaatagatctgctctacaacccagcaattgcactgctggggatttgccccaaagatacagatgcagtgaaacgccaggacacctgcaccctgatgtttatagcagcaatgtccacaatagccaaattgtggaaggagcctccgtgtccatcgaaagatgactggataaagaagatgtggcatatgtatacaatggaatattactcagccattagaaacgacaaatacccaccatttgctttgatgtggatggaactggagggtattatgctgagtgaaataagtcagtcggaaaaggacaaacatatggtctcattcatttgaggaatataaaaattagtgcaagggaataaagggaaaggagagaagatgagtgaaaatatcagtgagggtgacaaaacatgagacacctaactctgggaaatgaacaaggggtagtggaaggggaagtgggcggggccaggggttggggtgacggggtgttgggcactgaggggggccgttggcgggatgagcactgggtgttatgctatatgttggcaaattgaactccaataaaaaattttttaaaaaattactggatGAAATCATAGACCCAAGTAAATTGAAAgacactcaaaaataaaataaaataaatattaaaaaaaataagaattacgTGAGTGAAAAAGCCAATCCCCAAAGGTTACATACCATGTGACACAATTTACATAACAttcatgaaaatacaaaaattatagaTGGTAAACATCTTAAAGTTTGCTGGGGATAGAGGGAGGAATTGTTATAAAAAGATGACAGTAGGAATCCTTGTGGTGATGTAACTGTTCTTTATCCTGTCTATGGTAATAGTCATAGGATCCTACACCTGTGATAAAATTGCATACTAATACACACACATGAATACATCCTACGCCTGTGATAAAATTGCATACTAATACACACACATGAATACATCTATGACTGAGGAACTCTGAGTAAGATGGGTAGATTGTACAATGTCAATTTTGTGTACTATGGTGTTCTTTTGTGTATAGATAGTGTACTATAGTTATACAAGATGTTATCATTGGGAAATACTGAGTAAAAGATAAACAGGGCTTCTCTGTATTAGTTTCTACAATTATAAGTGAatctctatctttaaaaaagcttaattttaaaaatgggtaaaagatttgAATCAACAGTTCATCAAagaatgtatataataaaaacaagcatgtgaaaagatgtgcaacctcattagtcattagggaaatataaaataaacctaCAATATGATATACTTCATATCCACAAGAATagctctaataaaaaaataacagatgttggagagaatgtggagaaaatggaactttcatacattgctgctgggaatgcaaactgattgATCCACCTcaaaaaacagtttggcagttatCTTAAAATCAACAgtcttaccatataatccaataattccactcaTAGATATCTACCcttgagaaattaaaacacatgTTCACACAAGGACatgtatgtgaattttattttttttattttttatttttattggagttcaatttgccaacatatagcataacacccagtgctcaacccatcaagtgctcccctcagtgcccgtcacccagtcacccccacccacctccctttccaccaccctttgtttgtttcccagagttaggagtctctcatgttctgtttccctttctgatatttcccactcattttttctcctttccccttgtaTGTGAATTTTAATAGCAGCATCttcataatatccaaaatgtggaagcaatccaaatatcATCAattagtgaatggataaaatgtgatatatccttACAATGACATACTATTTATCAGTTAAAAGGAATGGAGTACTTACATAAGacacaacatggataaatctgaaaaatattatgctaagcaaaagaaactagatacaaaagaccacatattgtatgatcaaatttatttgaaatgtctagaaaaagaaatctatagagacagaaagtagactaattattgcctggggctgggggtcagAGTGGGGAATGGTTGAAAATGGAACAGATTTCTTTTGGGtgtgacagaaatgttctaaatttaGTTTGTAGTGATAGTTGCAAAACTCTGTAGATGTACTAAAATCACTGAATGTACTAAAAACTCTGTAGATGTACTAAAATCACTGTAcacttagaaagagagagaaaaggacggaaaggaggatgggagggagggagggagaaccaTCTTAAAAGTTACATTTCTTTTCAGCTGTTCTAAGATTGAAACCCCCTTAGGTGGTTAAATCTGTTACTTCTTGACTCAGGTCCCCATCTATCAGACAGAGTAATTACCCCATGCCCTGCTCAGCTCATCAGACAAAAAGTTATATGGCCTACTTTCTTCTCCACCCACTCCTAGCTTTAGTATTCTTGATAGTTactaaattatcatttaaaaatcatgttcctTGTATTTACTGacaaaatgtgtttttctcaGCTTGCCCAATTCCAAATTCTCCTATATCTAGCAAAACAACTTACTTTTGGaattatatatgcattttcaGCACAGTGTATATTCAAGAAAGCAGACCATACTTGTGAGTTTCTCCAAGCGTAGCACTGCTTTGTTCTTTTGAATATGACTAAATGTCAGAGACTGCTTTCCATTTTGACAGTAtgatttccccctccccctcctcccctcccatcccccacagTCATCATTTCTTACCATAGTTCCAATATCTTACTTGCACTTATCACAAAGTCCACCCTTTatactcctttctctttttctccttcaaatatCTCTTCCTAGCCTAATCCTGAATGGTGAAAAGGAGAAGCTACTATTTAAGCAGTAATCGGCAAAATACTTCCATTTAGTCAGTGACTTGGACTTTTATGGATAATACAGCATGTTTGGAAAATTTTTAGTATTGCCTAtgacttttttactttttgaaagggAAGAACTGGTGTGAAATATTGATTTGATCTTAAGTCTAAAGTATTTTGCTCCCATAAATGAcacatgatacatttttattaatctcCAAGAAAAGCAGATATATTGTATCTGTCTTATCAGAAGGCTATGGTCAAATATTATTAGACTAGTAAAGTTCTCTATACTACAGAAACTaaagtgcagccactctggaaaactgtgtggaggttcctcaaagagttaaaaatagaactgccctatgacccagcaattgcactgctggggatttgccccaaagatacagatgcagtgaaatgccaggacacctgcaccccaatgtttatagtagcaatgttcacaatagccaaactgtggaaggagccttggtgtccatggaaagatgaatggataaagaagatgtggtatatgtataatggaatattactcagccattagaaacgacaaatacccaccatttgcttcgacatggatggaactagagggtgttgtgttgagtgaaataagtcaatcggaaaaggacaaacattatatggtctcattcatttggggaatataaaaaatagtgaaagggaataaaggggaaaggagaaaaaatgagtgagatatatcagaaagggagacagaacatgagagactcctaactctgggaaacgaacaaggggtggtagaaacggaggggagcggggggtggggtaactggtgACTGGGtgccactgaggggggcacttgataggatgagcactgggtgttattctatatgttggcaaattgaacaccaataaaaaaaataaataaataaaaaacaaatacaaaaaaaaaaaaaaaagaaacgacaaatacccaccatttgcttcaacgtggatggaactggagggtattatgctgagtgaaataagtaaattggaaaaggacaaacattatatggtcttattcatttgggggaatataagaattagtgaaagggaataaagggaaaggagagaaaatgagtgaaaatatcagtgagggtgacaaaacatgagacacttaattctgggaaatgaacaaggggtagtggaaagggaggtgggcggggggttggggtgactgggtgatgggcactgaggggggcacttggcaggatgagcactgggtattatgctatatgttggcaaactgaactccaataaaaaatttaaaaaaagaaactaaattttgtTGCTTATTGATAATGttgcaacatatttttaaagttcataagTAAACAAGGTATGGAGTACAAAACATTTTTTCACCTTAATAACAcaaacttagggatccctgggtggcacagcggtttggcgcctgcctttggcccagggcgcgatcctggagacccgggatcgaatcccacatcgggctctcggtgcatggagcctgcttctccctctgcctgtgtctctgcctctctctctctctctctgtgtgactatcataaataaataaaaattaaaaaaaaataacacaaacttattgataataataatggttTGATCAGCACCTCTTACAAAACTAATTTCTTCCTCCCTCATGCATCCTAAATGCTTTGTTTGTATTGCTATACTGCTAACATAATACTCTTCTTAAAGTACACTtatagggtgcctgagtggctcatttggttaataCTCTGACTCTTGGTTAATCCTTTTAGCtaaggccatgatctcatgggtcctgggatccagccccaagccAGGGTCTGCACTGGACTTGGAGCATGCTTGAagtttctctccccctgcccctcctccagctctctctctctctctctctcaaataaacgaataaatcttttaaaaaataaagtgcagttATGTCTGTTTCCCCAGTCTCACCATCAAATTTGGATGGAGCTGCAGAGTAGCAGAAAGAGCTGTGAAGTTGATATTAAAATACCTGGATCACAggatttgttttattaattagCAGCTACGTGACATTACTGTCCTAATGATCCCTGAATTATGACATGGATTTCTGTGCTACTGCTAAGTATTAAATAGTTTGACACATAGTTTGGAAACTCAAAATATGTGATCTCTACAACATTTTAGTGATTGTGGAGaagataggaaaaatatttgaaatggaaaattttggaCAAAATGTTACCACAGACCTTAATTACTTAAACTTCATGAGACTCAGTTTTGCCATCTATAAAGTAGATATGATGATGcttacctcataggattgtttaAGGGTTAACTGAGATACTGTACATGAAAGAGTCTAGCTCTCTGGAAGATGGATGATGTTCATTAATGTTTCCTTAGGTTGGAAtgcttcctccacctcctccatgcccctctcccctgtaaaaagggaaaaaacggACAAAAAACTCCAAACTTCAAACATCTTTCAAGAAACAGCCCAAAAGGCACCACTGTACAAAGCCTTTCCAAACAACTTCAGGCAGTGTAGCCCTCTGGTTAAGAATACTGGGCTTTTGAAATCAGAAGAGATTCCCAAGTTTAAAAACAGATCTGCCATTTTACTAACGCCAGGATCTTGGGCACATTATTTATCCTCCGTGCATCTAGGTCTCCCATCTGCAAAGTGAGATCATCCTGGTACATATCTCATGCAGTTGTGAAGTATTAAATGCGATATTCACAAAGAGTGCTTAGCAAAGTCCCACTTAGTAAATCCTTTATTAAGTATTACACAGTAGAAGTAGTAATAGAAAGTTTCCTCTTcagtaaaatgttaataaaaatacctCGCAGGGTGGTAAAATTCTGATGCAAAAGTCTTTTAAACTATAATGCTGAACAAACATAAGGGATTGGTATATACCTTGAGATCTCTGGGGCAAAGTTCTAACCTCACGTTTTAGAATATACATTCCCTGCACTGGGTGGGGGTGTGTGGTAAATAGTACCCACTACTAATGAATGGGAAATAAAGCCAGAAGATACGTCCCAGGGGCCCAAGCAGCAGAAACCCAAAAAGCAATATTAAGCACAGAACCCGCAAACCCGGCCTCGATAATTCCCCGGAGTTCGCCTCTAACGCCCCCCTTCCTTTAGAGCCGCGCAAGCGTAGACTGATTTTGTTCCTCTCTCCCTCGGGCCCCCGCctccaactcccccccccccattctgcCCCAACACGCAGGCGCATCTCTTCAAATCCTGTCCCTACCCCTcgttctttctcttcatttcgTTCCCCCTCCTCTTCCAGCACTTTGGCAGGTTCAAACTCTTCGTGAGGGTGGCGGCGATCGAGATCACGTGATGAGCATCCTGCTGCCCAACATGGCGGAGTTCGACACCATCTCGGaactggaggaggaggaagaagaagcggcaacgtcgtcgtcgtcgtcgccGTCATCGTCGGTATCGGGGCCAGACGACGACGAGGAAGATGAAGAGGacgaggaagaagaggaggacgaggaagaagaggaagaggagacgCCGCCCCCGCCTCGGGTAGTGAGTGAGGAGCATCTGCGCAGATATGCCCCTGATCCTGTATTAGTGCGGGGCGCCGGCCATATCACTGTGTAAGCAAGAGGGGGCCAGGGGTTTGAAAACGGTGAGATTTGTCGACAGAGGAATAAGAAGGTGATCGAGGGGCccgtggggtgggggagggctgaTAAGGCATAACAATTAAAAAGGGACACCTGGTCTAAATGGAGAAACCAAGGGAGATAGGTGTAAGGGAAGTGAGGAGAATGCAAATGTGATGCACCAACATCAGGTAAAGAGTGAGTATAGAACGGGAAGATTAGAGGTTTGGGAACCAAAGAAATTGGGAGTAGAGGTGAGTTTCCTTGCTTCTGTGTATGCTGGCAAGTAGTCTTTAAACTGCAGGATGTACCAGAGGATTCTTTGCTGCTAAAATTGGTATGTTGTGGAACACGGTGACTGCTGTGACCTGTGACAAGACCTAGGCTTGGattctttaaaacagaaacataTGTTTTGTGAATAATATTATAGACTGTCCACCCACCCACAtactcattcatctattcttcttATCTAATCCTTATATGAATGAATACAATAATCCTTTCCACGTCTTAATAACTCCTCATTCTGACATTCCTTAATTATCACACAATTAGAGGTTCAGATTAAGAGGCAATTGTAAAAAGTAAAAGAGCAGTAGATTGAGAATGAGGGCTCTTGGAAGTTAGTCCCAGCTTTGCTTCTTACTGGCCCTGTGACCTTGCTCAGGTTACTTCATATTTCTGGGCcttaatttctccatctgtaaaatgaggggttGGAGGCAGATGGTTTCTAAAACCTTTCAGCTCTGAGATAATTTAAGATACCTATAGGAGATTTTGTATGCCCAAACACTAAATATGCAGACATTAAATACTTATGGAAATTATTTCCCTAGGAGCTGAGGTTGAGTTTTTTGAAAACTTATACagagtgactttttttaaaatttaaatcttggatcatatttgagaaaattaaaggagGAGAGACTTCATAGCCTAGTagttgcaaagcaaaagaaaattttaatagttcTCTGGGCTTTGAagagtgctttttcttttttatgtgcttGGGCTATAAATGCTTGAAAGTTTGAGTGTGTGTCATGTTTATCTTCTTAACTATGCGGTCTTTTCCTGCATTTTCCTATTGCTGCCTCTAATTTTGATAATGACTCACCTAGTCCCTTTGACTTTCAATTGAATTCATATTATCAGAAATCATGTATTATAATATGCAACACTTCCCTTCCATCATGttagcttttaattttaacatgttagatatttttattgtaatacGCTTTTGTGATCTTTGCATGGAATATATtaagaaagattttgaaatggTAGATGAGTTTGGGAAGATTTTTAGACCTGCTTTTTGGTTAGGCAAttattttaacacaatttttCTTGGTCCAAGAATTTTGCAGATAGTCTACAATGATCAGATGCCAGCCTACTGCGctgttttacttttattccttTGATCACTAGGGAGACAATTTATTACTCTAATTATGATTCTGGCACCAAAGGTTACTTTCATGCAGATTATTTCACATGACTGAACAGAAAAGGAGTTTTTATTCCagtctataattttatattcccaacaTTCCAACCCCCTTCTTATTTTCTAACATTAAGAAAACAGGAGGAGCAAGGAAACAGAATTCAAGTTACCAGAAACTTAATTGTGGTTCTGTTCTTCACACAATCATGGTGAAGTACTTACCAACCTGTTTTCAATTAAAAGTAAAGCACTGGTACTTGCCATATCCGGGGCCTTGTGATAGGTATAAAGTCCCTCCCAGCTTAAAAATTCTGGAATTAGGAGTATGAAGCAGTGGTGCTGGAAGTAACCGTTGGTATTAATTGAAGCCaaaacctgaaaagcaggaaactAGTACTTGAACCACTAACCAGTGTATATAATTTGGAGAATTATCTAGTTGTATTGTACACACTCTCTCAACTAAAAAGCACATCTGATGTTCAATGtctgagatttgaaaaaaaatgaaatgtttaggaGAAAGTTTTACTGAATCTGAGGAACTCGCCTTTCTATGGTAGTGAAACTTGCCCTGTATCAGGTAAAGATCCTTATGAAATAGTTAATATAATTTTGAGACATCTAAAATAACCAGCTCTGTTAAAATTCTTTCTGGCATGCGAATATTAGACTTTCCCTCTCTGAATGGAATATTTCTTATTGTCTCCTACCCctcttattttttccattcactATGTAGTCGTCTATTACACAGAggactttgtttcttttcaaagtttaaaatttgagaaccattgcttcAAGAAACTCAGTATATCTTAAGCCATCATTTTCCCACCCCACATGGCTGTGCATTCCAGTTGCCCCATGATATCCTGACCCTGATATCACCACTCCAATATTTGGGGGTAATATTTCAAATCCTTGAGTCATTTTAACTATTCCTTTTCCTTGACTTGTCCGGTGCCATTCTGTCCCAGAATTATGTCATCAGATCTTTTGAAATGTATATTAGATTTATTGTCTCCATTTCTATTGGCACCACTGTAGTTTAGGTTGCCATCAACTCCTGCTTGAATTATTGCCACAGTCTGccacctctctcccctccaaTCCATTCTGCATGCTTGTGCCAAActaattttcttaaaacacagTTTAATCATGTTGCTTTCCTGCTGAAAAACCTGCACTAGATCTTAATTAGGTCTGAGTTCTTATGCTCTCTTCCTCTAGCCTCAGAGGTCACTTCTAAACTTACCACTCCACTTGTGCTTTCTGCACCCTTCTCTTCCAGCCTCCTCCCAAATCTTGCTCCATCAGGCAGTCTCATCTCTCCAATATTACCTCTCTGCATCAGCCTATGAacatagtttctttctttaaaacaaaataacacaaagcCTCCCTAGACCTATGTTCCCATTTAGCTActctcttgtctttcttccttACCTCTCCAGATTTCTTAAGAGTAGCTACATTCACCATATCTGTGTCCACTTAACCCCTCTGTAACCTGGATTCTGCCATCATGATCACAGTCTAAGGGGTGGAGGAGAACTAGCCTTGTTAAGATCACCATGACCCTTTTGTTATTACATTAGTGGGCATTTCTCATTCCCTATCTTTCTGGTCCTCTCTGCTGTATATGACACTTATAATGACTCCCTCTTTTTTGGAGGCTTGTATTCCAGGGGTCACAAACACACAGGTAATACAGGTCACAGAAAGTGGTGTAACATGAGTAACGATGGGGCCTTAGTTGAACTGGAAGGTGGTATATATTGTGCCTAAAGATACTCAGATTCTGattttgtaaaaacattttgCCTGTCAAACAAACCTAGGAATTTCTTGGCCACTTCAATCTCCTGGCTCGCCCTGTATTTTTCTGGTGATTCTTTAACTCTCTCATTCATTGGCTTCTCTTATTCTCTTGACCATTGAATACTAGTGGTCTTCAAGGTTTTGTTCTCAACCTGCTCCTCTTCTTATTTCCTACTCTGCCTAGATGATCTCATCTCAATTCTcatgatttcaattttctgaCATCTCCCAAATATTTATCTCTGTACAGACTTTGCTCAGACTTTCATCCGAGCTTCCTCACCTGACAGCCTACAGTCATCCTAAGTTCAGCATATTCAAAACAGAACTCATCCCTCTACACCTCCATCCCAACCCCCTCAAAAACTCCCCcctatttctgtgttttccatcTCAGTTAAATATTCTTCCACCTATCCCATTATTGATCCTTGGTTCCTCTTTCTCACTTATACTTAGTAACAAGTATTAATAATATATGACctaaaaaattcttcttttcctccctgccAGCACTTCCCTGATTTGAGCCCCTTTCACCACCTTAACCAGTCAACTTGCCTTCATCCTTGTCATCTTCACATCCATTCCCCAGCCTACTACCAGATTGAGATACCCCTTTACTGCTTAAGACTATTCTGTGGTTTTCCCTTTACCCACAGGGTAGAATCTAAGCTCCATTACATGGCATATAGAACTGGATGCTGCCTATCTATCAGCGTAATCTTATGACATTCCCCCTTATGGCTCATGTTTTCCTGTTTGTAGCATGCTGTTTCTTATCTCTTTGCTGCTACTCAAACTGGGACCTCCAACTAGAATTTCAGTACCCACTGCCCTTACCCCAGGTCTCCATCTCCTACAAGTCTTCTCTACCCTCACTAAATTGTAATCTGCAATATAGCAGGAACAACTTTTAGTTCCCTCTGAATCCTCATTGCCTAGCACAGTGCATGCCCTGAAGTAGGTAGTTAATAAAAGTGAGTTGAAGGAATACAGGTTCACTTTAGTAACTctcaatatttttatcataatgcATGCTATATTTTAGGCCCCCAACA
The nucleotide sequence above comes from Canis lupus dingo isolate Sandy chromosome X, ASM325472v2, whole genome shotgun sequence. Encoded proteins:
- the CHIC1 gene encoding cysteine-rich hydrophobic domain-containing protein 1 isoform X4; its protein translation is MSILLPNMAEFDTISELEEEEEEAATSSSSSPSSSVSGPDDDEEDEEDEEEEEDEEEEEEETPPPPRVVSEEHLRRYAPDPVLVRGAGHITVFGLSNKFDTEFPSVLTGKTRRSIQKLLEWENNRLYHKLALHWKLTKRKCETSNMMEYFGFYLNLGFYSSVSNFCLLKVKETINK